TAGAACAGATGGGTGAACCCGCCACCATTAAAGCTGGCCCCGGAACCGACGGTGAACCCGTAGTAAACCGTCCACCCAACGCTGGCGGTCACGCCGCCGGTGTTGTGGATGTTCACATTCGCAAACAACGGGGAGGCCGACGAATTCAGCACCGGCGGGACCGTCCCGTTAAAGTTGACAATGCCGGAAGAGACGGAGTTGATGGGGGTGAGCAACTGGATGGTCTGAAGGCGCGTGCCGGTGAACGTGGTGGTGCCCGCGCTCGACATGCTCCCGCTGTTGAACAAATCCCCGTCAATCGTGTGGGTGCCGGTACCAGCGGCGTAGCTCCCCGTGATGGTAGCGTTACCCTGAATGGTAATGTCGCAATTGGCCACGGTGTAACTGCCGGGCACCGTCAGGTTTTTGAAGGTCGTGGCCCCCGTCACGGTCTGGTTCGTCCCATTCAGAATCACCGTGCCGATGCCGGCGGTGAACGCGCCCAGGTTGTTCCAATTGCCCAGCAGGGTCAGGGAATGGGAACTGGCCGCGAGCGTAGCATTGGTGATGAGCAGATCGCCCGCCACAGTGATGGGGCCCGCCAGCGTCTTGGGGGTGCTGCTGCCATTGGTCACAATCAGTTGGCCGTAGGTCGCCGCCGCAATCGTCTGGCTCCCAGCCCCGTAGTATTCCACCGTGGAAGCACGGTCGAGCGTGAGGGTGGCGAAATTCGTGGGGAAACTGCCCGCCGTCCGCAACCGCGCCCCGGCCGCGACCGAAAGCGCCACCCCGCTGGAAGCGGAGTCAATGGCATAGCTGGAAAGATCCAGCGTGCCCGCAAAAACGTCCGCGTCGGCGGCGACGCTGAGGTTACCGGCCAAGGTGGCCGTGCCGGACGGCTTGTTGATATCAAAATCGTGGAAGGCACCGGCGTTGATAGTCTGCGCGCCCGCGCCATTGAAAACCACCTCGCCACCGCTGCTGATGTCGAGCGTGCCACTACAAATCCAATCGCCACCCACTGACAGGGACATGCCGCCCAAGTCCAGGATGGCCCCGGCGCCGATGGTCACAGTACCCGCCACCGGCAGCGCCGCATTGAGCCGGAGGCGTCCGCCCGTGGCCACCGCCAGATTGCCATAGACAGTCGCCGCGGACGCAAGTGTGGCAATGCCCGCGCTTTTATTGACCGCAAGCTGATGGTAGGCCACGCCGGCGACGGTCTGCGCTCCGCTGCCAAGGTAATTGACCGTGCCGGTGCCCGCCGTGAACGTGCCACTGGTCTGAAGGAAACTGCCCGCCAAATTCAACGTGCCCGCGCCAGTGAAGGTGAGGTTGGCGCCGCCGGATTGGACCAGATCATTCGTCACGTTCACCGTACCGGAACTGAGATTGAGATTGATCGCGTGTCCGCTGGTACCGTCGCTCAACGCCAGATCCCCGTTCACGCTCAGGGTCTGCGTGCCGACCTGGATGGTGTGGGTGACGTTGTTCGTCCAACTGCCAGCCACATTGCCAACGGTCGCCAACGAACCACCGGTGCCCAGGGTCAACGTGATCGCCTGCGCGCTGCCAAACGAAATGCCTTTAACCTCGGCCGCCGAGGTGATGGTGGGCTGGTAAGTGACGTTGGTGGTGCCCAGTTCCACAATATTGTTGGTGGTGGGAGGCCGGCTCGGGCTGCCGGACACGATCGTCCAATTTCCCGCCGTTTCCCAGGCCGTGCTGACCGCGCCATTCCAGCGCACAATCCCGTTGTCGGTGGCCATGGTCCAATGCCCGGCGAGGTCGGTGAGAGCCGCTTTTTCCACCCATTGGTCCGTGGTGCTGTTGCCCGTCTTGCCGGACAAGGCCCATGTGCTGCCGCCGTGGTTCCACAATTGCATGGTCGTGGCATCGTTCCCATTCAGCTCCGAGTTCTGATAATACGCGCGGAACGTGGCGCTGTAAGCGCCGCTCGCGGCCAGGCTCACGGTGTATTGCCGGTTGATGGCGGCTCCGGCCGGGAAATCACCGATGGTTCCAAGCGCCGTGACGATGGTCACGGAACTGACACTCGTCAACGAGGCGAAGGTGATGGTGGTAAACGGACCTTCAAACGCGTAGGGAACACCAGCCGTGAACGCGTGCTGCCGGGTGATGGTTCCGAGCACATGGCCGCTGCCGGTGCGCGTGGTGGTGAGGGTCAGAGTGTTGGGGCCGGTGTTCAGCGTGCCGCTCGCCATGTCCAGCGTGGCGACGCTCACCGTGTTCGAGAGGTTGACCAACAGACTGGAAGCCTCTTTGTTCACGCGCAACTGGTTGAACGCCGTCGCGCCGACAATGGTGGAATCGGCCGGACCGACCAGCTCGACCGTGCTGTTACCGGCATTAAAGGTGCCGTAATTCAGCCAGTGATGGCGCACATAATTTGTGTAGGCACCCGCCCCACCGCTGAACACCGCGCCGGAATCAATCGTGAAATCGCTCCAGACGGTGAGATTGCCACCGGCGGTCTTGGTGCCGCCGGCAGCGATTTCCAGACTGTCGTAGGTGATGGGAAGCACCGTCTGGCTGTTGGCGCTGTTATAGACAATCGTATTCGGTCGTTGGTTGGTGACATCGAAGGCGCCAGCGCTCAACGTCGTGTTTCCCGCCAAACGCAGGACGGCATTCGCCCCCATCTGCAAAAGCGTGCCGTTCAATCGGGTATCAAACAGATTGGCCGTGCCGTTCAAGACGGTGGTCCCGGTGAAAGTGATCAATCCGGCGGTGGCGGAGAGACTGCCAGCCACACTCAAGTTCCCGGACAGGGAAAAACTACTGGCGGTGGTGACGCTGCCCGGAACATTCAGGCCACTGAACGCCATGGTGCCTGATCCAGAAATGGTCTTCCCCGTACCGCTAAAAGTAATGGTTCCGCCGCTGGCTGTCAGTGAACCGTTCACCGTCAGATTCTCCGCGACCGTGAAGGAAGCAGCGGAGCTGATGGTGCCGGAAATGGTGAGCTTGTTGAAAGCGATGCCGGTGCCGCTGATGGACTTGCTGGCGCCACTCATCGTCACTACGCCGACGCCACCCGGCGTGTGGGTAAACGTGCCGGCACCGGTAGTGCTGAAATTGCCGGCCACGCTGAGGCTCGTGCTGGCATCGGCGGTAATGCCGGAGCGGGCCATGACGAGGTCGGTGAAATTGTTCACGCCACCGCCGGAGAGGCTCCCGTTCACGCCGTTCATGGTGATCGTGCTCGAAGCGCCGGTGAACGTCCCATTGTTGGTCCAGTTACCGCCAATGGAATGGGAAAAGGCGCCGCCATTGAAGGTCGTCCCGCCGCCAAGGGAGACATTTCCATTCACCGTCAAGGCCGCCCCCGCGGTGAACGCCACGGACGCCCCCGGCACATTGGTGACGCTCAGCCAGTTGCCCGCGATCGTGAAGGCGACTCCCGGCATCGTCTTGGTGGCCGCACCGCTGCTACTCAGGATCAGATGGCCGTACGTTTCCGCCGTGACGGTCTGGTTGGTGCCGTTGTACTCGACCGTACTCGTGGAAGCGAGAGCGTGCGTGGCATAATTGGCCGGAAACGTACCCGTGCCGCCGATTTTCAAGGCCGCCCCCGCCGCCACACTGACCGTTCCGCCCGCCACGGTCGTACCGCGACTGGCGGTGAACGTGGCGAGGTCCAGTGTACCAGCGGCGATATCCAGATTCCCGGCCGTGGCGGACGAAGAAACGAGCGCAGGCAAATTCGCAATAAGCGTTTTAACGCCACTGCCGCTGATGCGCAGGGTGGAATAGGTGAGGTTGGTCACAGTCTGGTTGCCGCTGGCGGCGTAATCCACCGTGCTGCCCGCGCTCAACGTCTTGGTGCCGCTGAGCGAGTAGTTGCCGGTGAACGCGGAGGCGCGAACCAATAGCTTTCCACCGTTAGCCACGGACAAGGTGCCAGCGCCGGACACGCCCCACCCGGCACCGGCACCGGGATCCAGGGTGCCACTGAGCGACAAGGTGTTGGTCACGCTGATGTTGCCAGCGAGCGTGGTGGTACTGCTGGCGTTGATGACCAACCTGCGGAAACCGGTGGGCACACTGCCGGCAAGGGTCTGCGATGTGCCACTAAAGGTCACCGTGCTACTCGAGCTGGAGCCCACATAAATCCCGGAATTCGACCAATTCCCAGTGAGGCTGATCACCCGGGTAGTCGATGTTGACGTATGCGAAATTCGGCCGTTGGCTCCGATGGTAATATTCCCGGAAACCGTCAATCCCCTGGAAATCGTGAGCGTGGAGGCTATTGTACCCGTGCCCAACGTGAGGGATCGGCAAACGGAGGTTGCGCTGATGTTGGGTTGGTTGGGCCCAGTAAAATTGGCGTCGCCGATGATGGCATCCAGACTGGCGGTGGGTACTCCCGCCGTCCAGTTGGCGGCGGTTGCCCACGCGGTGCTGCTCGTGCCTTTCCATGAGGTTTGGGCATGGCCGAGCGAAGCCATTAACAACCACGACCACACCACGAGCCGCAGCGTTTGCGCAGCCGGGCTTCCAAATCGAATAGCTTTTGTTTTCATGATAGTACCCTTCTGCAACTCAATAATACTGTGATCGCCTCGAAAATGCCGCTTCAATTAAATGAGCGAATCATCCGGAACAAAACGCACCGTTGAATCAGGCATAAGAATACCAAAATCCGGGAGCCAAGTCCATTATTTTCGGCACTTGCATGCGGGGCCGCGCGGAGGACCTGGGAGCGCCGGCATCTTGCCGGCTAGTTTTCCTGACAGGCTTTAGACGCACGAAGCGTGGTTTGATTAACCGGAGCTTTTCCCGCGTCCCTCGCCGGCAGGATGCCGGCGCTCCCAGGGGGATGCTAACCGATTCGCCGGCCATATTTGATCGCCAGACGAAGGGGGCGGAGGACATAGTAGAGCGGCCAGAGCGGCCGCGGCAGTCGAATCCAGTTCCGCTCGTGGATGCAAGGGTGACTGAGGGATTGTAGCCGGCGCAACCAAGCAACGATTCCCGGTTGGAGCAGCCAAGGAAGGGCGAATGACGGGGCGTGGAACGTACCCCGGCGGAGGTTGTCGCGCAAACCACGCGTCGCCAGCCGGGCCAGCCGGTGAATGTGCCGATCCGTCCCCATCAATGACCCGACCGGTCCCGGGATGGCCTCGCCGAAGTATTCCCGCACCAAAAGGACGGAGACCCCCAAGGCGGCGGTTTGCTGGGTGCGCCGGGCCTCGGCGGCCACGCGCGCCCAATCGTCCGGGGCCAACCGCCGGGCCGCCGCGTGGAAATCGCACAAGTGCCGCAGGACATTCCATCCGTGGGCCGCCGCATGCCGGGCCTGAAACAGGAGCGTCTCGACCGGGGACATGACTGGCAGTGACACCCCTTCCGCCTCGGCCTTGTGGCAGCGGCTCCAGAATGACTCCGCGACCTCGGCCACACCTAGGTCCTCATGCCCGAGTGACCAATGCAATTCGACCGTCAAGCGGTCCCGCTGGCGGAAGAAGCTTTGGTGATACCCGAAATCGAGCAGGAAATAATCCGCTTCCTCGGGGGTTAGATGCGGGTAAGGCCGCGTAAAGCCGGCGGCCAGCAGCGTGGCGGTCGCCTGGCCGAGCTGCCCGGGCGGCACCAGCAGGTCGAGATCATTGCTGGCGCGCGCGTCCAGTCCCCCGTACCCGGTGATAGCCAGTCCCGGACCTTTCAGGCAAACCACTGGAATACCGGCCGCTTGAAACAGGTTGAGCATGGCTTCCAACCCCCGCAGCAGTTGCAGATTGCGGGCCAGCGTCCGGTGCAGCCACCCGCGCAACACCTGCTGTTCCCGCGCGGGAACAAGGTTCGCCGCGCACGCGAGGAGGGTGCGCGCCGCCAAGGGATGCACCCCATGCGCATGGGCAGTCGTGAGAAAACGGTCCCAATCCACCCCTTCCGAAATGGTTCGGGCCAACCGCGCCGCCGCCCCGGCGTCGGGATACGCTTGGGCGGCCAGCAACAGCAACCTCCCTTCGGGCGGGAGAAGCGCGTCATCCGTTGGCTCCGCAGTCATAATCTGAGTGTGCGCAAAACGGGTCTTTGAAGCGAGCTTTTTTGTGGCGGGACCTGCGAAAAGCTCCCGTTAAAAACTTGAGCCGGAACCGCCACCGCCATCGCTCGTTGCCGCTTGTTCCGAGTTCAAACGCATCGGCAACTGATTTCCCGCTCATTCAACTGCCATTGGGCCGATTCAGCCAGATCAGGTACGCGTCGTAGTTCCAAGCCAGCGTCAGTGCCAGCAAGACCAACAGGGCGGCCGCCAAATCCCGTTTTCCGAAGGAGTCGGATTCGCCATGGGAGCGCGCGAATTCGAGCAGCGCGCCGGTGGGGCAGCCGTATTTGCAGTAGGGTTGCGGCAGGATCAAGGAGGCAAGTAACCCACCGAGTGCCAAAGTGATGGTGGACCAGCCCGCCCCGCAGAACAGGAAGGCGTCAAACAGTTCCAAGTCGGCGAGATCCATGGGCAGTTGCAGCATCACCGTACAGATCACCACCACCAGCAGCAGCCACGGCACGAGCCGCAGCCGTTGATCCAGCCAGGCAGGCAGCGTCACGCGCCAACGCTTCCGCCCGAAACGCCCCGCCCATGGCGGTGATGTCTGCCAGCGGAGTCCCACCATTCTGCAATTTTTCGTATTGGCTTTGATCCGTGCTATCCACATTAATGTGGTGAAACATGGAAAAACGATAGGCGGGTAAAAAATCACCGCCAGAAGATAGAAGCTGGGAGTCAGGAGCTAGAAAGGGCTAGAAAAAGTACTTCAAAAGTAGTCCAAAACTACACCGACTTAAGCGATGCACGGGTGTAGCTTAAGGAGATGCTTAATTCATAAACTCTTGTGAAACAGGAGGTTGTTTAATTTGCGCCGCCTGACGGCGGCGGCTACGGCAGGGATGAGTGGTGTAGTTTTGGAAATTGTGATGTTTTTGTGATGAAATAGATTTTTCGCACCAAATTGTGATAAAAATGTGATAAATTGAATTTTTTATCACAATTCTTTGACCGCCGACTTTTGCAGAAAAATGGACTGGCAGAAAAATCCGAAACCAGAACATGGCAAAAAGATGATGAACAGAAGGTAGAGGCTGGGAGTTTGGAGCTGGAATCCGCAGAAGCCCGCCAATGACGCCAATTGACGCGAATAACGAACAAATCCGAAGACCGAAAACCGAGATCCGAAAGAAATCCGAATGCCGAACCCAGAGCAGGAAACTTTTGCAGAAAAATCTATTGGCAAAAAATGGCAGGTAAAAGATTGCCGAGCAGAAGATAGAAGCTGGGATTCCGGAGAAGACCGCAGCCCGCGAAGCACGCCAATTGACGCGAAAGGGGATCGCCATTTCGGGGTTCGAAATTCGGGCTTCGGACTTATGTTTATGTCATTCATGGGCGTCAGAATACCATGGGGCTCAGAAAGGTGGTTCCCTCCGGGAGGGAAATTCGGAGGGAGCCAGTGAACAGTGATCAGTCATCAGTCATCAGAAAGCCGAGTCAGTTTCACAACCATCTTGTCATCGCCTCACTGAACAGGGTGCGCTAGATCAACACGTTGCGTTGACGATCAAAGCTATTGCAGCCCGTTTGCACCTGGGCAGGTGGAAAAGCGCCCCGACGCGACTGCAACAAAGAAAGCGAAAGGAAAAATCAGATAAAACTGTGCCGCTGTCATAGTTTTGACCCCTTTTCTGACCCTTTTTCGCGCAAACAATTAGAGTGGAATCTGGATCACCATGCTTTGCCATTCCCTCAGATCAGTGGCTTGGGCGATCAGTTCCAGATCGCGCACGTAATCTCCGATGGTGCCGCGCAGTTGGTGTCCAAAAACCAAGCCAGTAAAAGGCTTTCCTGCTGCCTGCCAACGCTCAGCCAACGCTTTAAAGCGAATGTCTTGGGTGAACAGCACACGGCTGGCTTGCGTGGCAACTTGTAGAAGGTCGGCGTCGGAAAGCTGTTCGGTGCCTTCTTCAATCGCATGCAGAACATTCACACACCGTCGCCGCAGTTGAGCGGTGATAGCCATGGGCACATGAACATCCAAGTAAAGTGCAACGGGCATTAGCGTTGACGAAGTTGACGAAGTCTGAGGGCAAAGGGAATTGGCGATGCCTGAGCGGACTTTTCGGCGGTTTCCAATTCCATGGCAATTTCGGCATCCACTGTGGCTTGGTGGTCAAAATAGTAACCTAGCGCGGCGTGCGCTTCCGCCAAAGCAAGCGCGGGGTGCTGACGCACGATTTCTTCCGCTGACCAGCCGTGGGCCAAGTGGTCCATGACGATTTGTGCCACGCGCAGGCGGGGATGCCGTTCCAAGCGCGCAGGCTCGCCGGGTAATTTCGTAATGTGCGGGTATAACAAATCAACAGTCATAACTGAAGCATGGCATTGAAATGAGGTGAAGTCAACGGAAATGGCCTCTTCGTGCTTTTGCTTTGCTTGGTTCCTCGCTGTTTTCAGTGGAATATAGGGCCAGCCGTAGTCAAAGTGGATTTTCCTGGAAATTGTTTGACGAAACCCGATGGCGGCCGCTAAACACCAACGGTGTTTCGACCTCCAGCCCAGGTAGGTTCGCGTCCCCGATACCCCAGCGCGAACCAACCTTATTCCAAATCGCTATCAAGATGAGACTAATTCGCTGGTCTTTTGAGCTGCTGGCTTCGTTGCTCGCTCGTTACAGACCGCTACGGGTATGCGCCTCGCTCGCGTCTCGCCAGCCGTCCAAAATCCTGCGCGCCTTAGTCTCATCTTGAAAGCTCATTGGAATTATATGTTCCCCGCGATGAACTGAGTCATTGTTTTAGTCTGACCCGGTTTTGGGACGGCAAAGACAAGTGATCAGTGACCAGTGACCAGTAATCAGTAAAAAGGAATGGGAC
The nucleotide sequence above comes from Verrucomicrobiota bacterium. Encoded proteins:
- a CDS encoding nucleotidyltransferase family protein, coding for MTAEPTDDALLPPEGRLLLLAAQAYPDAGAAARLARTISEGVDWDRFLTTAHAHGVHPLAARTLLACAANLVPAREQQVLRGWLHRTLARNLQLLRGLEAMLNLFQAAGIPVVCLKGPGLAITGYGGLDARASNDLDLLVPPGQLGQATATLLAAGFTRPYPHLTPEEADYFLLDFGYHQSFFRQRDRLTVELHWSLGHEDLGVAEVAESFWSRCHKAEAEGVSLPVMSPVETLLFQARHAAAHGWNVLRHLCDFHAAARRLAPDDWARVAAEARRTQQTAALGVSVLLVREYFGEAIPGPVGSLMGTDRHIHRLARLATRGLRDNLRRGTFHAPSFALPWLLQPGIVAWLRRLQSLSHPCIHERNWIRLPRPLWPLYYVLRPLRLAIKYGRRIG
- a CDS encoding 4Fe-4S binding protein, whose translation is MVGLRWQTSPPWAGRFGRKRWRVTLPAWLDQRLRLVPWLLLVVVICTVMLQLPMDLADLELFDAFLFCGAGWSTITLALGGLLASLILPQPYCKYGCPTGALLEFARSHGESDSFGKRDLAAALLVLLALTLAWNYDAYLIWLNRPNGS
- a CDS encoding DUF5615 family PIN-like protein, with amino-acid sequence MPVALYLDVHVPMAITAQLRRRCVNVLHAIEEGTEQLSDADLLQVATQASRVLFTQDIRFKALAERWQAAGKPFTGLVFGHQLRGTIGDYVRDLELIAQATDLREWQSMVIQIPL
- a CDS encoding DUF433 domain-containing protein, translating into MTVDLLYPHITKLPGEPARLERHPRLRVAQIVMDHLAHGWSAEEIVRQHPALALAEAHAALGYYFDHQATVDAEIAMELETAEKSAQASPIPFALRLRQLRQR